A region of Streptomyces sp. R44 DNA encodes the following proteins:
- a CDS encoding F510_1955 family glycosylhydrolase has protein sequence MKTYFSGRPATTLGAALTAAALALTLTACSSEDPAPADAAGSGSALSHIHGLGLRGDTLYVATHQGLHSPDADGRPVLVGDRRDDFMGFTVTAKGDFLAGGHPAPGGDGPADLGLIASADSGRTWREKSLAGKVDFHALDTAPDSTVYGYDSANGLLRVSADGVTWDDRAALRALDIAVSPSAPGTVLATTETGVVRSTDGGRSFAPASERVLAYVSWAAPDALFGIDPDGVLHRGTAGGTSWTRVAPVPGGAPQALTAVDARRLLVATQDGVYESGDAGRSFERRMAVESGDDGH, from the coding sequence ATGAAGACGTACTTCTCCGGCCGCCCGGCCACCACCCTCGGCGCCGCCCTCACCGCCGCCGCCCTCGCCCTGACCCTGACCGCCTGTTCCTCCGAGGATCCGGCCCCCGCCGACGCCGCCGGTTCCGGATCCGCGCTGAGCCACATCCACGGCCTCGGGCTGCGTGGCGACACCCTCTACGTCGCCACCCACCAGGGCCTCCACAGCCCGGACGCCGACGGCCGGCCGGTCCTGGTCGGTGACCGCCGTGACGACTTCATGGGATTCACCGTCACCGCGAAGGGCGACTTCCTCGCCGGCGGGCACCCGGCACCCGGCGGCGACGGGCCCGCCGACCTCGGGCTCATCGCCTCGGCGGACTCCGGCCGCACCTGGCGGGAGAAGTCCCTCGCGGGGAAGGTCGACTTCCACGCGCTCGACACCGCGCCCGACTCCACCGTCTACGGCTACGACAGCGCGAACGGCCTGCTGCGGGTCAGTGCCGACGGCGTGACCTGGGACGATCGCGCCGCTCTTCGCGCCCTCGACATCGCCGTCTCCCCCAGCGCCCCCGGCACCGTCCTGGCCACCACCGAGACCGGCGTGGTGCGCTCCACGGACGGAGGCCGGAGCTTCGCCCCGGCCTCCGAGCGGGTCCTCGCGTACGTCTCGTGGGCCGCCCCCGACGCCCTCTTCGGCATCGACCCGGACGGCGTCCTCCACCGGGGGACGGCCGGGGGCACCTCCTGGACCCGGGTGGCACCGGTGCCGGGCGGCGCCCCGCAGGCGCTCACCGCCGTGGACGCCCGCCGGCTGCTCGTCGCCACCCAGGACGGGGTGTACGAGTCGGGCGACGCGGGCCGCAGCTTCGAACGGCGCATGGCGGTGGAGTCCGGCGACGACGGGCACTGA
- a CDS encoding amidohydrolase: MNRTAPADLVLTGARIHTVDPALPEAQALAVRAGRIVWIGADAEAAEWTGADTRILDAGGRLVLPGFVDAHNHVRLGSDDACVQLAGARTLDEIHTRIRTWHEAHPDAAWIEAEAFDYSAIPDGRMPTAADLDPATGDTPALVLSYDVHTAWLNTAALRRLGVDRDHTDLPYGRAVTDPATGEPTGFVKDFAVKGLSREGHRALRELGLPWASTDRQYGRLAKSLDDAIGYGITTVVEPQNSLDDLALFDRARAEGRLRSRIVAALFHPRGTTEADLDAFETAADEYADDRLRVGPLKLYIDDVVEPRTAALLEPYAGCSHHRGDTFYPPEEFAELLTRLDARGFQCFVHATGDRGIRTVLDAVERARAVNGPRDARHQVVHVECLDPADTPRFAELGVVACMQPRHAAPDIAGPGQDWAENVGPERWHKAWPLRSLHAAGAVLALSSDWNVAEMDPMVGIHAAVTRRPPGGGEAWTAGETIDVATAVEGYTMGSAHANFLEHERGSLTVGKLADFVVLSRDILRIAPEEIPGTVAETVVVGGEVVVDRR, from the coding sequence ATGAACCGCACCGCCCCCGCCGACCTCGTCCTCACCGGGGCCCGCATCCACACCGTCGACCCGGCACTCCCCGAAGCCCAGGCACTCGCCGTCCGCGCCGGCCGCATCGTCTGGATCGGCGCCGACGCCGAAGCGGCCGAGTGGACGGGAGCCGACACCCGGATCCTCGACGCCGGCGGGCGGCTCGTCCTGCCCGGCTTCGTCGACGCCCACAACCACGTCCGCCTCGGCTCCGACGACGCCTGCGTCCAGCTCGCCGGCGCCCGCACCCTCGACGAGATCCACACACGCATCCGCACCTGGCACGAGGCCCACCCGGACGCCGCCTGGATCGAGGCCGAGGCCTTCGACTACTCCGCGATCCCCGACGGACGGATGCCCACCGCCGCCGACCTCGACCCGGCCACCGGAGACACCCCCGCCCTCGTCCTCAGCTACGACGTCCACACCGCCTGGCTCAACACCGCCGCCCTCCGCCGGCTCGGCGTCGACCGCGACCACACCGACCTCCCCTACGGGCGGGCCGTCACCGACCCCGCCACCGGTGAGCCCACCGGGTTCGTCAAGGACTTCGCCGTCAAGGGCCTCTCCCGCGAGGGCCACCGCGCCCTGCGCGAGCTCGGCCTCCCCTGGGCCTCCACCGACCGGCAGTACGGAAGGCTCGCCAAGAGCCTGGACGACGCCATCGGCTACGGCATCACCACCGTCGTCGAACCGCAGAACTCCCTCGACGACCTCGCCCTCTTCGACCGTGCCCGCGCCGAGGGCCGGCTGCGCTCCCGGATCGTCGCCGCGCTCTTCCACCCGCGCGGCACCACCGAGGCGGACCTCGACGCCTTCGAGACGGCCGCCGACGAGTACGCCGACGACCGGCTGCGGGTCGGTCCGCTCAAGCTGTACATCGACGACGTCGTCGAACCCCGCACCGCCGCCCTCCTGGAGCCGTACGCCGGCTGCTCCCACCACCGCGGCGACACCTTCTACCCGCCCGAGGAGTTCGCCGAGCTGCTCACCCGGCTCGACGCGCGCGGCTTCCAGTGCTTCGTCCACGCGACCGGCGACCGGGGCATCCGCACCGTCCTCGACGCCGTCGAGCGGGCCCGCGCCGTCAACGGCCCGCGCGACGCCCGCCACCAGGTCGTCCACGTCGAGTGCCTCGACCCTGCCGACACCCCGCGCTTCGCCGAGCTCGGCGTCGTCGCCTGCATGCAGCCCCGGCACGCCGCCCCCGACATCGCGGGACCCGGTCAGGACTGGGCCGAGAACGTCGGCCCCGAGCGCTGGCACAAGGCCTGGCCGCTGCGCAGCCTGCACGCGGCCGGCGCGGTGCTCGCCCTCTCCAGCGACTGGAACGTCGCCGAGATGGACCCGATGGTCGGCATCCACGCCGCCGTCACCCGCCGGCCGCCGGGCGGTGGCGAGGCCTGGACGGCGGGCGAGACGATCGACGTCGCGACCGCCGTCGAGGGCTACACGATGGGCTCGGCCCACGCGAACTTCCTGGAGCACGAGCGGGGCTCGCTGACCGTGGGCAAGCTGGCCGACTTCGTCGTCCTCTCCCGCGACATCCTGCGCATCGCCCCGGAGGAGATCCCGGGCACGGTGGCGGAGACGGTCGTGGTGGGGGGCGAGGTGGTCGTGGACCGACGGTAG